The following are encoded in a window of Acidobacteriota bacterium genomic DNA:
- a CDS encoding ABC transporter ATP-binding protein: MTQANIIEMRGITKRFGGVVANKGINLSIPANTIHAIVGENGAGKSTIMKILYGFYHADEGEIWVDGERRDIRNPHDAIALGLGMVHQHFMLVPPMTVLENIVLGAEPGNAVKIDFKRAEEQITKLSRDFGFDIDPHKLVEQLSVGQQQRVEVLKALYRGARILILDEPTAVLTPQEVEEFFKILRSMREQGKTIIIITHKLNEVLALSDNVTVMRDGQVVGEVPTAETSAPDLARMMVGREVLLRVEKPEAHPKAAVLTVKNLSAGSKLNGVSFDVRAGEIVGIAGVEGNGQTELIEVLAGLQRASGGSFELNGRDVTKLSARQLKEFGIAHIPEDRHARGLLLEFNLADNTILGTQSRKPPATSIGLLDEKAVYEKANRLIRDFDVRPPNAALPARALSGGNQQKLIIGREFDLHPQLLLVSQPTRGVDIGAIEFIHRKLVELRDAGAAILLVSAELEEVISLSDRLLVMYQGHIVGEVDPQTAEQQELGLLMTGGKKHDNKTHATVRQV, from the coding sequence ATGACTCAGGCAAACATCATCGAAATGCGCGGCATCACCAAACGCTTCGGCGGAGTGGTTGCCAATAAAGGAATCAACCTTTCCATTCCTGCCAATACAATTCATGCCATCGTTGGCGAAAACGGCGCAGGCAAATCCACGATCATGAAAATCCTGTACGGCTTTTATCACGCCGACGAAGGAGAAATCTGGGTGGATGGCGAGCGCCGTGACATTCGCAATCCGCACGACGCCATCGCGCTGGGATTGGGGATGGTGCATCAGCATTTCATGCTCGTGCCGCCGATGACCGTGTTGGAAAACATCGTGCTCGGAGCCGAGCCGGGCAATGCCGTCAAAATTGATTTCAAACGGGCCGAAGAGCAAATCACCAAACTGTCGCGCGATTTTGGATTCGATATTGATCCGCACAAACTGGTTGAACAATTGTCAGTTGGGCAGCAGCAACGCGTCGAGGTATTGAAGGCGCTTTATCGCGGCGCGCGGATTTTGATTCTGGACGAGCCGACGGCGGTGTTGACGCCGCAGGAAGTCGAGGAGTTTTTCAAAATCCTTCGCTCCATGCGCGAGCAGGGAAAAACGATCATCATCATTACGCACAAGCTCAACGAAGTGCTTGCGTTGTCGGACAACGTGACGGTGATGCGCGACGGGCAAGTCGTTGGCGAGGTTCCAACGGCGGAAACCAGCGCGCCCGATTTGGCCAGAATGATGGTCGGGCGCGAAGTGTTGTTGCGCGTGGAAAAGCCCGAAGCGCATCCAAAAGCCGCCGTATTGACCGTCAAAAACTTAAGCGCCGGTTCCAAACTCAACGGCGTTTCTTTTGATGTTCGCGCGGGCGAAATCGTGGGCATCGCCGGCGTCGAAGGAAACGGGCAGACGGAATTGATCGAAGTACTGGCTGGTTTGCAGCGTGCCAGCGGCGGCAGTTTTGAATTGAATGGACGGGATGTGACCAAACTCTCCGCGCGGCAGTTGAAAGAGTTCGGCATCGCGCACATTCCCGAAGATCGCCATGCGCGCGGTTTGTTGTTGGAGTTCAATCTGGCGGACAACACAATTCTCGGCACACAATCGCGCAAACCGCCCGCGACCAGCATTGGCCTGTTGGATGAAAAAGCCGTTTACGAAAAAGCCAATCGCCTGATTCGCGATTTCGATGTGCGGCCTCCGAATGCCGCGCTGCCTGCGCGCGCGTTGTCAGGCGGCAATCAACAGAAACTGATCATTGGGCGCGAATTCGATCTGCATCCGCAATTGTTGCTGGTGTCGCAACCGACGCGCGGCGTTGACATCGGAGCCATCGAATTCATTCACCGCAAACTGGTGGAACTGCGCGATGCCGGCGCGGCCATCTTGTTGGTTTCGGCGGAACTGGAAGAAGTGATCTCGCTTTCGGATCGCTTGCTGGTGATGTATCAGGGTCACATCGTTGGCGAAGTTGATCCTCAAACCGCCGAGCAACAGGAGCTGGGATTGTTGATGACGGGCGGGAAAAAGCATGACAACAAAACGCACGCTACGGTTCGGCAAGTTTGA
- a CDS encoding BMP family ABC transporter substrate-binding protein: MTNRILIAVFALVCLLAAGCTMRDVTAEAGNKPKVGIVFDIGGKDDRSFNAAANVGALQAAKDFPIVFRDVEPGDPTSIEPAQRAFAQYGYNLIIGVGFAQGPILVEVAKDYPKLHFVLIDSVADSPNVASLVFKEHEGSFLVGMIAAYTNKTRKIGFVGGMDIPLIHRFQTGYEEGARYVKPDIKVLVNYVGINDGAWNNPGKGRELANSQYEQGADVIFQAAGNSGLGVFDAAESYKKFAIGVDSNQNWVKPGFILTSMIKRIDTAVYEVIKDETESKFQGGVHVYGLENKGVDYALDEYNKALIPQDVIEKVEQAKRDIIAGKIKVTDAMAK, from the coding sequence ATGACCAACCGTATTTTGATTGCTGTATTCGCCCTGGTTTGTTTGCTGGCTGCTGGTTGCACGATGCGCGATGTGACTGCCGAAGCGGGCAATAAGCCCAAAGTCGGCATCGTGTTCGACATCGGCGGCAAAGACGATCGTTCATTCAACGCCGCGGCGAACGTCGGTGCATTGCAGGCCGCCAAGGATTTCCCGATTGTGTTTCGCGACGTGGAGCCGGGCGATCCGACTTCGATTGAACCCGCCCAGCGGGCGTTTGCGCAATATGGGTACAACCTGATCATCGGCGTAGGCTTTGCACAAGGGCCGATTTTGGTCGAAGTCGCCAAAGATTATCCGAAGCTGCATTTTGTGCTGATTGATTCCGTCGCTGATTCGCCCAACGTCGCCAGCCTGGTGTTCAAGGAGCATGAAGGCTCTTTCCTGGTGGGAATGATCGCTGCATACACGAACAAAACAAGGAAGATCGGTTTTGTTGGCGGCATGGACATTCCGCTGATTCACCGTTTTCAGACCGGGTACGAAGAAGGGGCTCGTTACGTCAAGCCTGACATCAAGGTACTGGTCAATTATGTAGGCATCAACGATGGCGCCTGGAACAATCCCGGCAAAGGCCGTGAACTGGCGAATTCCCAATACGAACAAGGCGCAGACGTGATCTTTCAGGCGGCGGGCAATTCCGGCTTGGGCGTGTTTGACGCCGCGGAAAGCTACAAGAAATTCGCCATCGGCGTGGATTCCAACCAGAACTGGGTCAAACCCGGATTCATTTTGACCAGTATGATCAAGCGCATTGATACGGCGGTTTATGAGGTTATTAAGGATGAAACCGAAAGCAAATTCCAAGGCGGCGTCCATGTCTACGGTTTGGAAAACAAAGGCGTGGATTATGCGCTTGACGAATACAACAAGGCGCTGATTCCACAAGATGTGATTGAAAAAGTCGAGCAAGCCAAGCGCGACATCATCGCCGGCAAAATCAAAGTTACCGATGCAATGGCGAAATAG
- a CDS encoding LptE family protein yields MKKRFQVIVYGVLLLLTCSFTECYKPVGQGDGLPKHIRTLAIPPFQNPSLRFKVEQRFTSAMIDEALRRARALHVVSTAEDADAVMLGTIKSFSLRPVGLDDLGRARVFEVAITIEMIVKDQTKNKVLFQNPNLVFRGEYEIASDPKTFFSEEGPAVDRIARDFAKSVMTTILEGF; encoded by the coding sequence ATGAAAAAACGCTTTCAGGTCATCGTTTATGGAGTTCTATTACTGCTCACGTGCAGTTTCACGGAATGTTACAAACCGGTCGGGCAAGGCGACGGTTTGCCCAAACACATTCGTACGCTGGCGATTCCGCCGTTTCAAAACCCAAGCCTGCGCTTCAAAGTCGAGCAGCGATTTACCTCGGCGATGATTGATGAAGCGCTCCGGCGCGCGCGAGCGCTACACGTCGTGTCCACCGCCGAAGATGCCGACGCCGTAATGCTGGGCACAATCAAAAGCTTTTCTCTTCGTCCCGTTGGGTTGGATGATTTGGGCCGAGCGCGCGTGTTTGAAGTCGCCATCACCATTGAAATGATCGTCAAGGATCAGACGAAAAACAAAGTCCTGTTCCAAAATCCCAACCTCGTTTTCCGCGGCGAATATGAAATCGCCAGCGATCCGAAAACCTTCTTCAGCGAAGAGGGTCCGGCCGTTGACCGCATTGCGCGCGACTTTGCCAAAAGCGTGATGACCACAATCTTGGAAGGCTTCTGA
- the holA gene encoding DNA polymerase III subunit delta, whose amino-acid sequence MKKAGTQDALRSQSDFHRKLQSGQIAPLYLFEGAERYLRDQALKTLADAAVDASVRDFNYAAISVAQGDLDEAIALAKQFPMISARRMIVVTGFEAISDDDQLELLKNYLRNPVETSVLVFVSDGLDNRRNISTMLRKTCEVVSFEALDERGGAPTWIRDYVTRAGCSIDQASATYLVGMVGVDLLRLSNELDKLIAFVGDKGRITQDEIDGLVRHSREHSNFELTDAIVEGNRKKALSLLHRIFDNASDSPQTLSLMILGAIASNYRKMLGAKELMRQNAPNSEVAKLVGLPPFKVGSFNEQVRRIETSQLLKGMERIAATDLALKTSMATPRLLLEVLICELCPAKSERLAGFQR is encoded by the coding sequence ATGAAAAAAGCCGGCACACAAGACGCGCTGAGATCGCAATCCGACTTTCACCGCAAACTGCAAAGCGGCCAGATTGCGCCACTCTATTTATTTGAAGGCGCGGAAAGGTATCTGCGCGATCAGGCGCTGAAAACGCTGGCCGACGCAGCGGTGGACGCTTCGGTGCGCGATTTCAACTATGCGGCGATTTCCGTAGCCCAAGGCGATCTGGACGAAGCCATCGCGTTGGCCAAACAGTTCCCTATGATTTCCGCTCGGCGAATGATCGTCGTTACTGGGTTTGAAGCAATCAGTGATGATGACCAGTTGGAGCTATTGAAAAATTACCTTCGCAATCCGGTCGAAACGTCCGTGCTGGTGTTTGTCAGCGATGGACTGGACAACCGGCGCAACATTTCGACGATGCTGCGGAAAACCTGCGAAGTCGTCAGCTTTGAAGCATTGGACGAACGCGGTGGAGCGCCAACCTGGATTCGTGATTATGTCACGCGAGCGGGATGTTCGATTGACCAGGCATCGGCAACCTATTTGGTCGGAATGGTCGGTGTGGATTTGCTGCGGCTGTCGAACGAACTCGACAAACTTATTGCCTTCGTCGGCGACAAAGGACGCATCACCCAGGACGAAATTGACGGACTGGTGCGCCATTCGCGCGAACATTCCAACTTCGAATTGACCGACGCCATTGTCGAAGGTAATCGAAAAAAAGCTTTGAGCCTGCTCCATCGAATTTTCGACAACGCTTCGGATTCGCCACAAACATTGAGCTTGATGATTCTGGGAGCAATTGCCAGCAATTACCGCAAAATGTTGGGCGCCAAGGAGTTAATGCGACAAAACGCTCCAAATTCCGAAGTCGCAAAGCTTGTCGGATTACCGCCATTCAAAGTCGGCTCGTTCAATGAACAAGTCCGGCGGATTGAAACTTCGCAATTGTTGAAAGGAATGGAGCGAATTGCTGCGACCGATCTGGCGTTGAAAACGTCCATGGCTACGCCGCGCTTATTGCTGGAAGTTTTGATCTGCGAATTGTGTCCGGCAAAATCGGAGCGCCTCGCAGGATTTCAGCGGTGA
- a CDS encoding DUF1573 domain-containing protein, whose translation MKLKHTLSFFAVWLALATAAFGQAAPSSAPKLAIKETNHNVGDVKKGVSANFSFVFKNEGSADLEIKRVAPS comes from the coding sequence ATGAAGCTAAAACACACCCTGAGCTTTTTCGCCGTTTGGTTGGCGCTGGCAACGGCCGCGTTTGGGCAGGCAGCCCCCTCAAGTGCGCCGAAACTGGCCATCAAGGAAACCAACCATAATGTCGGTGATGTCAAAAAAGGCGTAAGTGCAAATTTTTCTTTTGTCTTCAAAAATGAAGGCTCGGCGGACCTGGAAATCAAACGCGTTGCTCCGAGTTGA
- a CDS encoding radical SAM protein: MPRIGIELNNVCNLDCTHCFRSIYRGGAENNKDLFLPPELLEKILMEGKLLGYNHVAITGGEPPMHPRFGECLDIIARHGYTYHFLTNARNFQKTLKAVSVPNRKAKLAGISFSLDGATEATHDKIRGKGSYKEVVTAVAMCHAVGIEPSLITTINKVNRHEIDQFALLGAHLKVRRQVFGHQNPTEHNMGEDLILPLNEWRAVERDVARVMAGFRHEITMAVGFYTDYFLPRCAPLMMDDLNIDYKGRLTLCCQLSNYRDAQGDGEDIVGDLKKISLPEALGNLMELIGKVHKERLAMAADPAQKEKLHYPCLVCVERFGKTSQQPMLVQVSGLMNSDAKASAA, translated from the coding sequence ATGCCACGCATAGGAATTGAACTGAACAACGTTTGTAATTTGGATTGCACCCATTGTTTTCGAAGCATTTATCGAGGCGGCGCTGAAAACAACAAAGACTTGTTTCTACCGCCAGAACTGCTGGAAAAAATTCTGATGGAAGGCAAGCTCCTCGGCTACAACCACGTAGCGATCACGGGCGGCGAACCGCCGATGCACCCGCGCTTTGGCGAATGTCTGGACATCATTGCCAGACATGGATACACCTACCATTTTCTGACCAACGCCCGGAACTTTCAGAAAACGCTGAAAGCCGTCAGCGTGCCAAACCGCAAAGCCAAACTCGCCGGGATCAGTTTTAGCTTGGATGGCGCGACCGAAGCGACCCATGACAAGATACGTGGCAAAGGGTCGTACAAGGAAGTTGTCACCGCCGTGGCAATGTGTCACGCCGTCGGGATTGAACCGTCGCTGATTACGACCATCAACAAAGTCAACCGCCACGAAATTGACCAATTTGCGTTGCTCGGAGCGCACCTGAAAGTTCGGCGACAGGTATTCGGCCATCAGAATCCGACGGAACATAATATGGGCGAAGACCTGATTTTGCCGCTCAATGAATGGCGAGCCGTCGAACGCGATGTGGCGCGAGTGATGGCAGGATTTCGGCATGAAATTACGATGGCGGTAGGATTTTATACTGATTACTTCTTGCCTCGTTGTGCGCCATTAATGATGGACGACCTGAACATTGACTACAAAGGCCGGTTGACGCTTTGTTGCCAGTTGTCGAATTACCGCGACGCGCAAGGCGACGGCGAAGACATTGTCGGGGATTTGAAGAAAATCAGTTTGCCGGAAGCGCTCGGCAATTTGATGGAGTTGATTGGCAAGGTGCACAAAGAGCGACTGGCAATGGCGGCTGACCCGGCGCAAAAAGAAAAACTGCATTATCCGTGTCTGGTTTGCGTGGAGCGGTTTGGCAAAACCAGCCAGCAACCGATGCTTGTCCAAGTGAGCGGCCTGATGAATTCCGATGCGAAAGCCTCTGCGGCTTAG
- a CDS encoding RNA polymerase sigma factor — translation MTANGIYNAKADFDLAQASARGDIKAFETLYERHNRRVYSLCLRMLANATEAEDLTQEVFIQLFRKIGSFRGESAFTTWLHRMTVNHVLMHFRKRGVKYEMTTEEGEIGELQDIIQSVTERPRHVDRLTLDKAIKELPRGYRMVFVLHDVEGFEHEEIAKMLGVSVGTSKSQLHKARMKLRDLLNKKA, via the coding sequence GTGACAGCGAATGGGATCTACAATGCCAAGGCGGATTTCGACTTGGCTCAGGCGTCAGCACGAGGAGACATCAAGGCTTTTGAGACGCTTTACGAACGTCACAATCGTCGCGTTTACAGCTTATGTTTACGTATGCTGGCCAACGCGACCGAAGCCGAAGATCTGACGCAGGAAGTCTTCATTCAGCTCTTCCGCAAGATCGGCAGTTTTCGTGGCGAGTCCGCGTTTACGACCTGGTTGCACCGCATGACGGTCAATCACGTTCTGATGCATTTTCGGAAACGCGGCGTAAAATACGAGATGACGACCGAGGAAGGCGAAATCGGTGAGTTGCAAGACATCATTCAATCGGTCACGGAACGTCCGCGTCACGTTGACCGATTAACACTGGATAAAGCCATCAAGGAATTGCCACGCGGTTATCGAATGGTTTTTGTCCTGCACGATGTCGAAGGATTCGAGCACGAGGAAATTGCCAAAATGCTTGGGGTCAGCGTGGGAACTTCGAAATCGCAACTTCATAAAGCCCGAATGAAGTTACGCGATTTGCTGAATAAAAAGGCATAA
- a CDS encoding zf-HC2 domain-containing protein: MECRAVIDSLSDYLDGQGTWFSENEKSSIEKHLDACPNCQSLKFELTEIKTAARELPLHTPPHAMWVRIANTLEAELPASERKTREEFPTETWWERLRARQFTFTIPQMAGAGVLAAALIIVGIYGLSGQSPNADPTKLSLVGVQTAFLPDEDQIKAELSRRLNEINKLKAGWNAQSRTDFENHLAQIEESLEQCRTALRANPEDKVHQQTLRNLYNEKRQLIENAERAK, from the coding sequence ATGGAATGCCGAGCAGTTATTGATTCGTTGTCCGATTACCTGGACGGTCAAGGAACCTGGTTTTCGGAAAACGAAAAAAGCTCTATCGAAAAACATCTGGATGCTTGCCCCAACTGCCAGAGCCTGAAATTTGAATTAACCGAAATCAAAACCGCCGCCCGCGAATTGCCGTTGCATACACCGCCACACGCCATGTGGGTTCGCATCGCCAATACGCTTGAAGCGGAATTGCCCGCTTCCGAGCGCAAAACGCGAGAAGAATTTCCAACAGAAACCTGGTGGGAACGTCTCAGGGCGCGTCAATTCACGTTCACCATACCGCAGATGGCTGGCGCTGGCGTATTAGCCGCAGCTTTGATTATTGTGGGGATTTACGGGCTTTCAGGGCAATCTCCCAACGCGGATCCGACCAAATTAAGCTTGGTTGGTGTGCAGACAGCCTTTTTGCCGGATGAAGATCAGATCAAAGCCGAATTGAGTCGTCGGCTGAATGAGATCAATAAACTCAAAGCTGGTTGGAACGCGCAATCGCGCACCGATTTTGAAAACCATTTGGCACAAATCGAAGAATCTTTGGAGCAATGTCGAACCGCGTTACGCGCCAATCCTGAGGACAAGGTTCATCAGCAAACGCTGCGAAATCTGTACAACGAAAAGCGGCAATTGATCGAAAACGCTGAGCGGGCAAAATAG
- a CDS encoding O-antigen ligase family protein, with amino-acid sequence MTPSPITSHGQTTDGVNPASKSAAVASPTDFDQFAAIQTQSIPARWLNRIIILFLILFALSVPHSIAASQISLGLGLLAWIVRDLILRKLHFARTLIDLPFACFTGLTILSSIFSVEPGVSLPKLKSLVLFATIYLVATNVRSSGVRLLTGLLIASSLIGVGFSLMEKLQGRGMIISSIAADSPLMQSKLLPGDVIWMIARHRVASAEEASAVIRRHRIGDTLDVEALHAGDPVPVTLTVTDELKANPNPLGITTAGRSRQFRVSGFSRQFLTYAEQMQILAMLAFGGLLTGFLSQRREKTKWLILCSALFALLGLALVLTASRAVIASCIVALLLTAISAGRRAVMTALIAASLLGALGVYVVTSARQQVMASFTDDSTTRRIGYMEAGLRMIPRHPLLGVGMDSHKRHWQEWGFPGDYITHTHSTPIQIAMDRGLPALGCYVWLIAAMLLAAIRSFKQKSQPEIQAGLFERSLSLGVFGAVAGFFLSSLTNYNFGDSETLTMLLFVVGLFFANNRN; translated from the coding sequence ATGACCCCCTCGCCAATTACTTCTCACGGGCAAACGACTGACGGCGTGAATCCTGCTTCCAAATCCGCCGCAGTTGCTTCTCCGACCGATTTTGATCAGTTTGCTGCCATCCAAACTCAGTCCATTCCCGCTCGTTGGTTGAATCGAATCATCATCCTGTTTTTGATTCTTTTTGCGTTGTCAGTTCCGCATTCGATTGCGGCTTCGCAAATCAGCCTGGGATTAGGGTTGCTTGCCTGGATTGTGCGCGATTTGATTTTGAGAAAACTGCATTTCGCCCGAACGCTGATTGATCTGCCGTTTGCCTGCTTCACAGGTTTGACGATTTTGTCCTCCATCTTTTCCGTGGAACCCGGCGTCAGTTTGCCCAAGCTGAAATCGTTGGTGCTGTTCGCAACCATTTATTTGGTGGCGACCAATGTGCGATCGAGCGGCGTTCGCCTGCTGACCGGCTTGCTGATTGCATCGAGTCTGATTGGCGTAGGTTTCAGCCTGATGGAAAAGCTGCAAGGGCGCGGAATGATTATCAGTTCGATTGCCGCCGACAGTCCGCTGATGCAAAGCAAGCTTCTCCCCGGCGATGTCATCTGGATGATTGCGCGTCATCGCGTGGCTTCTGCTGAAGAGGCTTCGGCAGTCATCCGCCGCCATCGCATAGGAGATACGCTGGATGTTGAAGCCCTTCACGCGGGCGATCCTGTGCCCGTGACGCTGACAGTCACCGACGAATTGAAAGCCAATCCAAATCCACTCGGCATCACAACCGCTGGGCGAAGCCGCCAATTTCGTGTTTCTGGGTTTTCGCGCCAGTTTTTGACCTATGCTGAACAAATGCAGATTCTTGCCATGCTTGCATTCGGCGGATTATTGACAGGCTTCCTAAGCCAGCGCCGAGAGAAAACCAAGTGGCTGATTCTTTGCTCTGCATTGTTCGCTCTGCTTGGTCTCGCGCTGGTACTGACCGCTTCACGCGCGGTGATTGCGTCCTGCATCGTAGCCTTGCTCCTCACTGCAATCAGCGCCGGCCGCCGAGCTGTGATGACCGCTCTGATTGCCGCCTCCTTGCTTGGCGCGTTGGGCGTTTACGTTGTGACTTCTGCCAGACAGCAAGTCATGGCCAGTTTCACCGACGACAGCACAACCCGCCGCATCGGTTATATGGAAGCCGGACTGCGAATGATTCCCCGGCATCCGTTGCTGGGCGTTGGCATGGATTCGCACAAACGCCACTGGCAGGAATGGGGCTTTCCCGGCGATTACATCACCCACACGCATTCGACGCCGATTCAAATCGCGATGGACAGAGGGTTGCCTGCGCTTGGTTGTTACGTCTGGCTGATTGCCGCAATGTTGCTGGCGGCAATTCGCAGCTTCAAACAGAAAAGCCAGCCTGAAATTCAAGCTGGCCTTTTTGAAAGAAGTTTATCGCTTGGCGTGTTCGGCGCAGTTGCAGGCTTTTTTCTCAGTTCGCTGACCAATTACAACTTCGGAGATTCCGAAACGCTGACGATGCTATTGTTCGTCGTCGGCCTGTTTTTCGCCAACAACCGAAACTGA
- a CDS encoding DUF3500 domain-containing protein, which translates to MKPLKLAAILLSCLTVSVIVGHSLVRSVAKMRAAAAMADSANKFLASLNTEQKAKAQFSFDSDKRTEWFFVPRNERKGLPLKEMTEAQRKLAMDFLRTGLSAAGYQKATTIMSLEDVLREMEGPKRTWPRDHELYYVGIYGTPGARDRWAWSFEGHHVSLNFTVVKGELIANAPAFFGTNPAEVRQGERKGLRVLAGEEDKGRALVQSLDAKQKAIAIYDQKAPGDVLTVNKLKIDPLKPDGIAYAQLNKQQKELFNQLLEVYLSRMLDESAAERRAKLKGAGMDKIYFAWAGGVNKGDLHYYRLQGPTFLVEYDNTQNDGNHIHSVWRDFNGDFGADLLREHYKASHDSAKK; encoded by the coding sequence ATGAAACCGCTCAAGCTCGCTGCAATCCTTTTGTCCTGTCTGACGGTCTCGGTGATTGTCGGGCATTCGCTGGTCAGAAGCGTTGCCAAAATGCGCGCCGCTGCCGCGATGGCTGACAGCGCCAACAAATTTCTGGCTTCGCTCAACACGGAGCAGAAAGCCAAAGCGCAATTCAGTTTTGACAGCGATAAACGGACGGAGTGGTTTTTCGTTCCGCGCAATGAACGCAAAGGGCTTCCGCTGAAGGAAATGACCGAAGCGCAACGCAAGCTGGCCATGGATTTTTTGCGCACAGGGTTGAGCGCAGCGGGGTATCAGAAGGCCACCACAATCATGAGTCTGGAAGACGTTTTGCGCGAGATGGAAGGGCCGAAACGGACATGGCCGCGTGACCACGAACTGTATTACGTCGGGATTTACGGCACGCCGGGCGCGCGGGATCGCTGGGCTTGGAGCTTTGAAGGCCATCATGTTTCTTTGAATTTTACGGTGGTCAAAGGCGAATTGATCGCCAATGCCCCGGCATTTTTCGGCACAAATCCGGCGGAGGTTCGCCAGGGCGAACGCAAAGGCCTGCGCGTTCTGGCCGGCGAAGAGGACAAAGGTCGAGCGTTGGTGCAATCGCTGGATGCCAAACAGAAAGCCATCGCCATTTACGATCAAAAAGCGCCGGGCGACGTTCTGACCGTCAACAAACTGAAAATTGATCCGCTGAAACCCGACGGCATCGCATACGCGCAACTCAACAAACAGCAAAAGGAATTGTTCAATCAATTGCTGGAAGTTTATTTAAGCCGAATGCTGGATGAATCGGCTGCGGAGCGTCGCGCCAAGTTAAAAGGCGCAGGGATGGACAAGATTTATTTCGCCTGGGCGGGCGGCGTCAACAAAGGGGATTTGCATTATTACCGGTTGCAAGGGCCGACGTTCCTGGTCGAATACGACAACACGCAAAACGACGGCAACCACATTCATTCCGTCTGGCGGGATTTCAACGGAGATTTCGGAGCCGATCTGCTGCGCGAACACTACAAAGCTTCGCATGATTCGGCGAAAAAGTAG
- a CDS encoding DUF1080 domain-containing protein, with protein sequence MRLMTIVFCLSALMFAAVSALAQDNPFLGKWDITGVGQYSNQVYWLEVKMEDGKLVGYFLNRSGSVLKLPEIKIENNQLIFTPAGGRPNGPKAVHTAKVQDGHLLGMLTIGEQQIPWLGERAPVWGNFDSNAKHKFGTPVVLFDGKSLEHWQGQIKDKELGWSIVDGAMTNSPHANNLVSKHYFENFKIHCEYKVEKNSNSGIYLRGRYELQVLDDAGKEPEIHGHMALYSRVAPKVNASLPVGEWQMMEAIIVGNKLSVWLNGKKVQDDITIDGITGGALDSNELAPGPIMIQGDHEKITYRKIVVTPIMDINIKK encoded by the coding sequence ATGCGTTTGATGACAATCGTTTTCTGCCTGTCAGCATTGATGTTCGCCGCCGTTTCCGCGTTGGCGCAGGACAATCCGTTCTTAGGCAAATGGGACATTACCGGCGTAGGCCAATACAGCAACCAGGTTTACTGGCTGGAAGTGAAAATGGAAGACGGCAAACTGGTCGGATACTTCCTGAACCGCAGCGGCAGCGTGTTGAAACTGCCGGAAATCAAAATCGAAAACAACCAACTGATCTTCACGCCCGCTGGCGGACGCCCGAACGGTCCCAAAGCCGTTCACACGGCCAAAGTGCAGGACGGGCATTTGCTGGGAATGTTGACCATCGGCGAACAGCAAATTCCCTGGCTCGGCGAACGCGCGCCGGTCTGGGGAAATTTCGACTCCAACGCCAAACATAAATTCGGCACGCCAGTGGTTTTGTTTGACGGCAAATCGCTGGAACACTGGCAGGGGCAAATCAAAGACAAGGAACTGGGTTGGTCCATCGTGGATGGCGCGATGACCAATTCACCGCACGCCAACAACCTGGTCAGTAAACACTACTTTGAAAACTTCAAGATTCATTGCGAATACAAAGTCGAAAAGAACAGCAACAGCGGCATTTATTTGCGCGGGCGGTACGAATTGCAGGTGCTGGACGATGCAGGCAAAGAGCCGGAGATTCACGGCCACATGGCGTTGTATAGCCGCGTCGCTCCCAAAGTGAACGCCAGTTTGCCGGTCGGCGAATGGCAAATGATGGAAGCGATCATTGTCGGCAACAAATTGTCCGTCTGGTTGAACGGTAAAAAGGTGCAGGACGACATCACGATTGACGGCATCACCGGCGGAGCCTTGGACAGCAATGAACTGGCTCCGGGGCCGATCATGATTCAGGGCGACCACGAAAAGATCACCTACCGCAAAATCGTGGTCACTCCGATTATGGACATCAACATCAAGAAGTAA